The Triticum aestivum cultivar Chinese Spring chromosome 7B, IWGSC CS RefSeq v2.1, whole genome shotgun sequence genome window below encodes:
- the LOC123157370 gene encoding uncharacterized protein isoform X1 — MAKKGAGGKESVVVPAQMEEAQQGPPRKRNPCPGIRCVGGRIYDPENGKTCHQCRQKTMDFAVACTQPRKKGLCPIHFCHKCLFNRYGENAEDMTKDAGWTCPKCRGICNCSFCRKKKGETPTGILAHAAKASGHSSVHDLLIKGSDMVVAAQTLSSLPKKIKKERKEGSLKRALGTDDATRGLFAEGDENIKTDLNALPSVPIKKKLKKIKKEHKEGNIKKVPGTGDATDGLLTEVDENTNTDLNAFPSVPTNTELKKMKKERKKGNIKKALGTDDGTDGLLAEGGENARTDLNAVPSVPTDKELKKIKKERKKGNIKRALGTDDGTDGLLAQGDDNTGTDLNALPPVPISKKLKKGNHRVNGMTADEKCPVEIKGELHIRNESTDVPETKIELPIGTPVTDIAGAELEVDDVGSALQFHEFCRTFAEVLKIRKGQPEKILQVITGGGRIGREVPSVVADLHISLLSVIQEDREENPSDYSRNGDAWIIDTGKYISESTVISKELPLDCLSQGVLGYKKLSPSLKLHVLNFLCDEALSTTTLKNWVLKQHESATERKVAAREKFRAVKEKEKELKEKLTIKMAKPRFLRNGAEINSLVSQIKEAYEDKKAVIDEEKLGGLVRKKPVRIDEGVAYWKLDGYCDKTAIMRQEFDATENTDKWFMFTEEEEKVIKGHVAPRPQLKRKNKKHTLAGHNALPISSSMKTQTPVSTV; from the exons ATGGCGAAGAAAGGCGCCGGCGGCAAGGAGAGCGTGGTCGTGCCGGCGCAGATGGAGGAGGCCCAGCAAGGGCCTCCACGAAAGCGCAACCCGTGCCCCGGAATCCGCTGCGTCGGCGGCCGGATCTATGACCCGGAGAACGGGAAGACCTGCCACCAG TGTCGTCAGAAGACGATGGACTTCGCGGTGGCTTGCACGCAGCCCCGGAAGAAGGGGCTCTGTCCAATCCACTTCTGCCACAAGTGCCTGTTCAACAG GTATGGCGAGAACGCCGAGGACATGACCAAGGATGCGGGCTGGACCTGCCCCAAATGCAGGGGCATCTGCAACTGCAGCTTCTGCAG AAAGAAGAAAGGGGAGACGCCTACAGGAATACTGGCCCATGCTGCCAAGGCGTCAGGGCACTCATCCGTCCATGATTTGCTGATAAAGGGCTCCGACATGGTGGTTGCTGCACAGACGCTGTCCTCGCTCCCTAAGAAGATCAAGAAG GAACGCAAAGAGGGCAGCTTAAAGAGGGCGCTAGGGACAGATGATGCTACCCGTGGATTGTTTGCTGAAGGGGATGAGAATATTAAGACTGATCTCAATGCACTTCCTTCAGTTCCTATCAAAAAGAAGttgaagaagatcaagaag GAACACAAGGAGGGCAACATAAAGAAGGTGCCAGGGACAGGCGATGCTACTGATGGATTGTTGACTGAAGTGGATGAGAATACAAACACTGATCTCAATGCATTTCCTTCAGTTCCTACCAACACGGagttgaagaagatgaagaag GAACGCAAGAAGGGCAACATAAAGAAGGCCCTAGGGACAGATGATGGTACTGACGGATTGTTGGCTGAAGGGGGTGAGAATGCAAGGACTGATCTCAATGCAGTTCCTTCAGTTCCTACCGACAAGGagctgaagaagatcaagaag GAACGCAAGAAGGGCAACATTAAGAGGGCCCTAGGGACAGATGATGGTACTGATGGATTGTTGGCTCAAGGGGATGACAATACAGGGACTGATCTCAATGCACTTCCTCCAGTTCCCATCAGCAAGAAGCTGAAAAAGGGCAACCACAGGGTAAATGGCATGACTGCTGATGAAAAGTGCCCTGTTGAAATTAAGGGCGAACTTCACATTAGGAATGAGAGCACTGATGTCCCAGAGACCAAAATTGAGCTACCCATAGGTACTCCAGTCACTGACATTGCAGGGGCTGAGCTGGAGGTTGATGATGTTGGGTCTGCACTTCAGTTTCATGAATTCTGCCGCACATTTGCAGAG GTGCTTAAAATAAGAAAGGGACAGCCAGAAAAAATTCTTCAAGTCATCACTGGAGGAGGCCGTATCGGGCGAGAGGTGCCTTCAGTTGTTGCTGACCTTCACATTAGTTTGTTGTCTGTCatccaagaagacagagaagagaA CCCTTCGGACTATTCAAGGAATGGTGATGCTTGGATAATTGATACTGGCAAATATATTAGTGAATCCACAGTTATCTCGAAGGAACTGCCTCTAGATTGTTTAAGTCAAGGGGTATTAGGATATAAAAAATTGAGCCCTTCTTTAAAGCTGCATGTGCTGAATTTCTTGTGTGATGAGGCCCTTTCTACTAC AACATTAAAGAACTGGGTTCTCAAACAGCATGAAAGTGCAACTGAGAGAAAGGTTGCTGCAAGGGAAAAATTCCGTGCTGTCAAGGAAAAG GAAAAGGAGCTTAAAGAAAAACTAACGATTAAGATGGCTAAACCAAGGTTTTTGAGAAATGGAGCAGAAATTAATAGTCTCGTTTCTCAAATTAAGGAGGCATATGAAGACAAGAAGGCAGTAATAGATG AGGAGAAGCTGGGAGGTCTAGTTAGGAAAAAGCCTGTCAGGATAGACGAAGGGGTTGCGTACTGGAAGCTGGATGGTTATTGTGATAAGACAGCAATAATGCGCCAAG AGTTTGACGCAACAGAGAACACTGACAAGTGGTTTATGTTCACCGAGGAAGAAGAAAAAGTAATCAAAGGTCATGTAGCCCCAAG GCCCCAGTTGAAgcgcaaaaacaaaaaacatacctTGGCTGGGCACAATGCTCTACCGATCTCAAGCTCCATGAAAACTCAGACTCCTGTTTCAACTGTTTGA
- the LOC123157370 gene encoding uncharacterized protein isoform X2 produces the protein MAKKGAGGKESVVVPAQMEEAQQGPPRKRNPCPGIRCVGGRIYDPENGKTCHQCRQKTMDFAVACTQPRKKGLCPIHFCHKCLFNRYGENAEDMTKDAGWTCPKCRGICNCSFCRKKKGETPTGILAHAAKASGHSSVHDLLIKGSDMVVAAQTLSSLPKKIKKEHKEGNIKKVPGTGDATDGLLTEVDENTNTDLNAFPSVPTNTELKKMKKERKKGNIKKALGTDDGTDGLLAEGGENARTDLNAVPSVPTDKELKKIKKERKKGNIKRALGTDDGTDGLLAQGDDNTGTDLNALPPVPISKKLKKGNHRVNGMTADEKCPVEIKGELHIRNESTDVPETKIELPIGTPVTDIAGAELEVDDVGSALQFHEFCRTFAEVLKIRKGQPEKILQVITGGGRIGREVPSVVADLHISLLSVIQEDREENPSDYSRNGDAWIIDTGKYISESTVISKELPLDCLSQGVLGYKKLSPSLKLHVLNFLCDEALSTTTLKNWVLKQHESATERKVAAREKFRAVKEKEKELKEKLTIKMAKPRFLRNGAEINSLVSQIKEAYEDKKAVIDEEKLGGLVRKKPVRIDEGVAYWKLDGYCDKTAIMRQEFDATENTDKWFMFTEEEEKVIKGHVAPRPQLKRKNKKHTLAGHNALPISSSMKTQTPVSTV, from the exons ATGGCGAAGAAAGGCGCCGGCGGCAAGGAGAGCGTGGTCGTGCCGGCGCAGATGGAGGAGGCCCAGCAAGGGCCTCCACGAAAGCGCAACCCGTGCCCCGGAATCCGCTGCGTCGGCGGCCGGATCTATGACCCGGAGAACGGGAAGACCTGCCACCAG TGTCGTCAGAAGACGATGGACTTCGCGGTGGCTTGCACGCAGCCCCGGAAGAAGGGGCTCTGTCCAATCCACTTCTGCCACAAGTGCCTGTTCAACAG GTATGGCGAGAACGCCGAGGACATGACCAAGGATGCGGGCTGGACCTGCCCCAAATGCAGGGGCATCTGCAACTGCAGCTTCTGCAG AAAGAAGAAAGGGGAGACGCCTACAGGAATACTGGCCCATGCTGCCAAGGCGTCAGGGCACTCATCCGTCCATGATTTGCTGATAAAGGGCTCCGACATGGTGGTTGCTGCACAGACGCTGTCCTCGCTCCCTAAGAAGATCAAGAAG GAACACAAGGAGGGCAACATAAAGAAGGTGCCAGGGACAGGCGATGCTACTGATGGATTGTTGACTGAAGTGGATGAGAATACAAACACTGATCTCAATGCATTTCCTTCAGTTCCTACCAACACGGagttgaagaagatgaagaag GAACGCAAGAAGGGCAACATAAAGAAGGCCCTAGGGACAGATGATGGTACTGACGGATTGTTGGCTGAAGGGGGTGAGAATGCAAGGACTGATCTCAATGCAGTTCCTTCAGTTCCTACCGACAAGGagctgaagaagatcaagaag GAACGCAAGAAGGGCAACATTAAGAGGGCCCTAGGGACAGATGATGGTACTGATGGATTGTTGGCTCAAGGGGATGACAATACAGGGACTGATCTCAATGCACTTCCTCCAGTTCCCATCAGCAAGAAGCTGAAAAAGGGCAACCACAGGGTAAATGGCATGACTGCTGATGAAAAGTGCCCTGTTGAAATTAAGGGCGAACTTCACATTAGGAATGAGAGCACTGATGTCCCAGAGACCAAAATTGAGCTACCCATAGGTACTCCAGTCACTGACATTGCAGGGGCTGAGCTGGAGGTTGATGATGTTGGGTCTGCACTTCAGTTTCATGAATTCTGCCGCACATTTGCAGAG GTGCTTAAAATAAGAAAGGGACAGCCAGAAAAAATTCTTCAAGTCATCACTGGAGGAGGCCGTATCGGGCGAGAGGTGCCTTCAGTTGTTGCTGACCTTCACATTAGTTTGTTGTCTGTCatccaagaagacagagaagagaA CCCTTCGGACTATTCAAGGAATGGTGATGCTTGGATAATTGATACTGGCAAATATATTAGTGAATCCACAGTTATCTCGAAGGAACTGCCTCTAGATTGTTTAAGTCAAGGGGTATTAGGATATAAAAAATTGAGCCCTTCTTTAAAGCTGCATGTGCTGAATTTCTTGTGTGATGAGGCCCTTTCTACTAC AACATTAAAGAACTGGGTTCTCAAACAGCATGAAAGTGCAACTGAGAGAAAGGTTGCTGCAAGGGAAAAATTCCGTGCTGTCAAGGAAAAG GAAAAGGAGCTTAAAGAAAAACTAACGATTAAGATGGCTAAACCAAGGTTTTTGAGAAATGGAGCAGAAATTAATAGTCTCGTTTCTCAAATTAAGGAGGCATATGAAGACAAGAAGGCAGTAATAGATG AGGAGAAGCTGGGAGGTCTAGTTAGGAAAAAGCCTGTCAGGATAGACGAAGGGGTTGCGTACTGGAAGCTGGATGGTTATTGTGATAAGACAGCAATAATGCGCCAAG AGTTTGACGCAACAGAGAACACTGACAAGTGGTTTATGTTCACCGAGGAAGAAGAAAAAGTAATCAAAGGTCATGTAGCCCCAAG GCCCCAGTTGAAgcgcaaaaacaaaaaacatacctTGGCTGGGCACAATGCTCTACCGATCTCAAGCTCCATGAAAACTCAGACTCCTGTTTCAACTGTTTGA
- the LOC123157370 gene encoding uncharacterized protein isoform X3, producing the protein MAKKGAGGKESVVVPAQMEEAQQGPPRKRNPCPGIRCVGGRIYDPENGKTCHQCRQKTMDFAVACTQPRKKGLCPIHFCHKCLFNRYGENAEDMTKDAGWTCPKCRGICNCSFCRKKKGETPTGILAHAAKASGHSSVHDLLIKGSDMVVAAQTLSSLPKKIKKERKEGSLKRALGTDDATRGLFAEGDENIKTDLNALPSVPIKKKLKKIKKEHKEGNIKKVPGTGDATDGLLTEVDENTNTDLNAFPSVPTNTELKKMKKERKKGNIKRALGTDDGTDGLLAQGDDNTGTDLNALPPVPISKKLKKGNHRVNGMTADEKCPVEIKGELHIRNESTDVPETKIELPIGTPVTDIAGAELEVDDVGSALQFHEFCRTFAEVLKIRKGQPEKILQVITGGGRIGREVPSVVADLHISLLSVIQEDREENPSDYSRNGDAWIIDTGKYISESTVISKELPLDCLSQGVLGYKKLSPSLKLHVLNFLCDEALSTTTLKNWVLKQHESATERKVAAREKFRAVKEKEKELKEKLTIKMAKPRFLRNGAEINSLVSQIKEAYEDKKAVIDEEKLGGLVRKKPVRIDEGVAYWKLDGYCDKTAIMRQEFDATENTDKWFMFTEEEEKVIKGHVAPRPQLKRKNKKHTLAGHNALPISSSMKTQTPVSTV; encoded by the exons ATGGCGAAGAAAGGCGCCGGCGGCAAGGAGAGCGTGGTCGTGCCGGCGCAGATGGAGGAGGCCCAGCAAGGGCCTCCACGAAAGCGCAACCCGTGCCCCGGAATCCGCTGCGTCGGCGGCCGGATCTATGACCCGGAGAACGGGAAGACCTGCCACCAG TGTCGTCAGAAGACGATGGACTTCGCGGTGGCTTGCACGCAGCCCCGGAAGAAGGGGCTCTGTCCAATCCACTTCTGCCACAAGTGCCTGTTCAACAG GTATGGCGAGAACGCCGAGGACATGACCAAGGATGCGGGCTGGACCTGCCCCAAATGCAGGGGCATCTGCAACTGCAGCTTCTGCAG AAAGAAGAAAGGGGAGACGCCTACAGGAATACTGGCCCATGCTGCCAAGGCGTCAGGGCACTCATCCGTCCATGATTTGCTGATAAAGGGCTCCGACATGGTGGTTGCTGCACAGACGCTGTCCTCGCTCCCTAAGAAGATCAAGAAG GAACGCAAAGAGGGCAGCTTAAAGAGGGCGCTAGGGACAGATGATGCTACCCGTGGATTGTTTGCTGAAGGGGATGAGAATATTAAGACTGATCTCAATGCACTTCCTTCAGTTCCTATCAAAAAGAAGttgaagaagatcaagaag GAACACAAGGAGGGCAACATAAAGAAGGTGCCAGGGACAGGCGATGCTACTGATGGATTGTTGACTGAAGTGGATGAGAATACAAACACTGATCTCAATGCATTTCCTTCAGTTCCTACCAACACGGagttgaagaagatgaagaag GAACGCAAGAAGGGCAACATTAAGAGGGCCCTAGGGACAGATGATGGTACTGATGGATTGTTGGCTCAAGGGGATGACAATACAGGGACTGATCTCAATGCACTTCCTCCAGTTCCCATCAGCAAGAAGCTGAAAAAGGGCAACCACAGGGTAAATGGCATGACTGCTGATGAAAAGTGCCCTGTTGAAATTAAGGGCGAACTTCACATTAGGAATGAGAGCACTGATGTCCCAGAGACCAAAATTGAGCTACCCATAGGTACTCCAGTCACTGACATTGCAGGGGCTGAGCTGGAGGTTGATGATGTTGGGTCTGCACTTCAGTTTCATGAATTCTGCCGCACATTTGCAGAG GTGCTTAAAATAAGAAAGGGACAGCCAGAAAAAATTCTTCAAGTCATCACTGGAGGAGGCCGTATCGGGCGAGAGGTGCCTTCAGTTGTTGCTGACCTTCACATTAGTTTGTTGTCTGTCatccaagaagacagagaagagaA CCCTTCGGACTATTCAAGGAATGGTGATGCTTGGATAATTGATACTGGCAAATATATTAGTGAATCCACAGTTATCTCGAAGGAACTGCCTCTAGATTGTTTAAGTCAAGGGGTATTAGGATATAAAAAATTGAGCCCTTCTTTAAAGCTGCATGTGCTGAATTTCTTGTGTGATGAGGCCCTTTCTACTAC AACATTAAAGAACTGGGTTCTCAAACAGCATGAAAGTGCAACTGAGAGAAAGGTTGCTGCAAGGGAAAAATTCCGTGCTGTCAAGGAAAAG GAAAAGGAGCTTAAAGAAAAACTAACGATTAAGATGGCTAAACCAAGGTTTTTGAGAAATGGAGCAGAAATTAATAGTCTCGTTTCTCAAATTAAGGAGGCATATGAAGACAAGAAGGCAGTAATAGATG AGGAGAAGCTGGGAGGTCTAGTTAGGAAAAAGCCTGTCAGGATAGACGAAGGGGTTGCGTACTGGAAGCTGGATGGTTATTGTGATAAGACAGCAATAATGCGCCAAG AGTTTGACGCAACAGAGAACACTGACAAGTGGTTTATGTTCACCGAGGAAGAAGAAAAAGTAATCAAAGGTCATGTAGCCCCAAG GCCCCAGTTGAAgcgcaaaaacaaaaaacatacctTGGCTGGGCACAATGCTCTACCGATCTCAAGCTCCATGAAAACTCAGACTCCTGTTTCAACTGTTTGA